The sequence ATCGACCTGCTGAAAAAGGCGGACCTCGCGATGTACAGCGCGAAGGACGCGGGCAAGAACTGCTATCAGTTCTACGCGCCGCATCTGTCGCATCGCGCGGATCACCTGATGCGCTGGGAACAGCAGTTGCGCGTCGCGCTGGCGGACGGGCAGTTGTTCCTCGCGTACCAGCCGAAGATCGACCTCACGTACCGCTGCATCACCGGCTTCGAGGCGCTCGTGCGCTGGGACCATCCGGAACACGGCGTGATCTCCGCGAACGAATTCATTTCGATCGCCGAATCGACCGGACTCATCGTGCCGATCGGCGATTTCGTGATCCGCACCGCGTGCGAGCAGCTTGCGCGCTGGCGCAACGAAGGCCACGACAAGCTCACGCTCGCCGTCAACATCTCGCCCGTGCAGTTCTGGCGCGGCGACCTGATCGAGACGATCTCGCGCGCGCTCGTCGAGACCGGGATCGAGGCGCGCCGCCTCGAGCTCGAGATCACCGAGACCGCGATGATGGAATACCCTGAGCTCGTGTCGGAGAAGATCGTCGCGCTGAAGAAGCTCGGCATCCGCGTCGCGCTCGACGATTTCGGCACCGGCTATTCGTCGCTGTCGTACCTGCACCGCTTCTCGGTCGACACGCTGAAGGTCGACCGCTCGTTCATCCAGGCGATCCCGGCCGACCGCAGCGTCTGCGTGATGGTGTCGTCGATCGTGCACCTCGCACGCTCGCTCGGCCTCACGGTCGTCGTCGAGGGAACGGAAACCGAGGAGCAGATCGCCTGGCTCACCGCGCTCGGCCGGATCGAGGCGCAAGGCTTCCTGTTCTCCCGGCCGGTGCCCGCCGACGGCATTCCGGCCCTTCTCGCGCGCTTCGGCGTATGCGGCGGCGACAGCGCTTCCCCGCTGCGCCGGGATATCGCGAGCACCGCTAAACAATCGACGGGCGGCGACTAAACACCGCACCCTCGTTTGCGCCGCGCGCCCGGTGCGTACTCGTTTTCGCTCATACAACTACCGGTTTTCCGAGTGCACAATGGAACGTGCGACGCACATGTGGCCGCGGGTGCGTCCACGACCGCACTTGGACATCAGCATGACAATCGCAAGCGTGGAGGCCGCGTGTTGCGGCGAGCGAGAATCGCTATGGGCATTGTTCAAGACCGTGACAGGCGTTTCCGCCGTGTCGTGGGGCGGTCTTGCGATGATAGCTCAGCTCGAGCAGCATTACGTCAACCATGAGCGGCGTATCGATCCGCTTTCGTTCGCCGATCTCGTCGCGCTCGCGTGGATGATGCCCGGCCCCGTCGGCTGCAACGTCGCGGTTCAGGTCGGGCACGCGCTGCGCGGCCACGCCGGCGCGTGGATCGCCGGCATCGCGAGCGTGCTGCCGTTCTTCGCGGCGATGACGGTCTTCGCGATCTTCTACCAGACGCCGTTCGTGCGCACGCTCGCGTCGCCCGTGCTGCTGCATCACTTCGGCATGGTGCTCGCCGCGCTGATCGGGCTCACCTGGTTCAGGCAGATCCGCGCGCTGGTGCACGCGCCGCTCGAGCGCGTGATCGCCGCGCTCGCGACGGTGCTCCTCGCGCTCGCGCACAGCCCGGCCACGTTCGTCGCGATCCTGACCGCCGCGTTCGCCGTCGGCTGGCTCGCGGGCGGGCACCGCAGCAGCGAGACGCTGCGGCTCGCGCTGCCCGCGCGCGAATGGCGGCTCCTCGTATCGCTGGCGGTCCTGATCGCGCTGTTCGCGCTGCCGCTGCCGATCGAATACGAATCGTCGCTATTCTGGCCGCGCCTCGCGGGCGCCGGCATGACGCTCTTCGGCGGCGGCTTCTCCGCGCTGCCCGTGCTGAAATCGCTGTTCGTCTCGCGCGCGACGGGCATCACCGAGCAGGACTTCATGCTCGCGTTCACGCTGTCGCCGGTGTCGCCCGGGCCGCTCCTGAACGTCGTGCCGTTTCTCGGCTATCTCGAGGACGGCTGGCGCGGCGCGCTGCTGTCGACGGTCGCGCTGTTCGTGCCGTCCGGCTGCCTCGTCATCTTCGCGCGGCGGCACGTCGAGCGCCTGAAGCTGCATCCGCGCTTCGCGAGCGGCATGCGCGTGCTGCGCGCGGCCACCACCGCGTTCCTCGCGATCGCGGCCGTGCGGCTCGTCGCGAAGACGCCCGTCGAGCCGGTGTATTGGGCGACGGGCGTGATCGCCTGGCTGTGCCTCGCGCGATTCAAGGTGCCCGTCTATGCGCTATACGGCGCGGTCGCGGCCGCGTGCGGCGGCTGGCTGATTCTCGCGGCGCATGGGTGAATGCGGCCCGAGGTTTTCCGCGATCTATTGTTTCTCGTGGTTTCGCGTTGTTGATTTGAGTTGCTGATTTGAGTCGTTGATTCGAGTCGTCGATTCGCTTCACGGTCGCGTTTCGCGTCGCGCCGTACTTGTCTCCCCCTTCGTTCGCTGCGTTGTGCTTCGCTGCCGCCCGCCTCCCGCTTCGCGGCCTTTGGCGATGCGTCGCGCGCCACGTGTCCGCGCCGACGGGGCAACTGCCGTCGGCAAAATAGCGGCCCGCCCGCGCGAGCACGCCGCGCAGCACAGCGCGTTCGGTTCGCGCTCGAACACCTCCGACATCACTGCGTCGCCCCAGTCCTCCCGCATCATGTTCCACCCGCGATGCGCGGCGTCGAGAAAGCGCAGCTAGTTCATGTCGTGCACGGCCGCGATCGGCGCAACACCGAAGTCGGCCGGCTCGCGCACGGAAAGGCTCATCGCGAGCGCCGCCGCGACGAGCCGCGCCGCGCGCTCGGGCACCTACGACGAAGCGCGCCGCGACGCGCTTGCACAAAAAGAAAAAGCCGGCGTCGCGCCGGCTTTCGAAAGGGACCATCGAAGAAGAATCGGATTCCGTTCATCGCCACGCCACCGCCCTTTGCGCGATCCAGCGCGCACGCAGACGGTCGTAGCCGAGGTTGAACAGGAACGTGAACGGCAGGAAGAACAGCAGGATGCCGAAATCGAGCAAGAGCGCCTCGAGCAGACTGATCCCGAGCCACCATGCGGCGAGCGGCAGCGCCATCGCGACGAGGCCGAGTTCGAACGCGATCGCATGCATCGCGCGCACCGCGAACGTCCGCGCGAGACGATAGCGGCGCTCGATCCGCTCGAAGAGCGCGTTGAACACGACGTTCCACACCATCGCGATCACGGATACCGCCGCCGTCAACACCCCGACGTGCACGAGCGACAGGCCGAGCACCCAGCTGACGACCGGCGCGCAGATCGCGATCGCGGTCACTTCGAACGCGAGCGCGTGCACGACGCGCTCGGCCAGCGTCTTCGTCGGCACGTGCCTGGTCATTTGCATTTGCATGAAAAGCTCCATCGGTGAATGAGATGGCGCTATTTTCATCGGATTAACCGTAATAATCCAATTTGATATGATCGGTTTTTCCGATATATCAAAGGAGCATGCGCGATGCGCCACTCCCCCGAAGCGCTGCTCGCGTTCGCCGAGGCCGCCAACCTCGGTTCGTTTTCGGCCGCCGCGCGCAAGCTCGGCAAGCGGCAGTCGACGATCAGCGAAGCGATCGCGAACCTCGAGATCGACCTCGGCGTCACGCTGTTCGACCGCTCGACGCGCCAGCCGACGCTGACCGACGCGGCCCGCGCGCTGTTGCCCGAAGTGCAGCGCGTGCTCGAGGCGAGCGAGGCGATCGATCAGGTCGCCGCGCGTCTTGCGGGCGGCGAGGAGGCGCGCCTCACGCTCGTCGTGTCGGACACCTATCAGTCGAGCCGATACGAGCAGACGCTTGCGGCGCTCGACCGCCGCTTTCCGACGCTCGAGTTCGAATGTCAGATCGCCGAGCACGACGACGTGCTCGACCTGATCCAGCAAGGCCGCGCGCAGCTCGGCCTGATGGCGGCGCGCAGCACCTATCCGCCCGACATCGGCGCGGCGACGGTCGCCGAGCGCTCGGAGATCGGGCTCTACGTCGGCCGGCAGCATCCGTTCGCCGCGTACGGCGACGCCGAAGTACCGCTCGCCGCGCTGCACGACGCACGCGAGCTGCGCCTCAATACCTACGTGGCGCCGCACGGCGAGCGGATCGAAACGGGGCTCGTCGCGGGGCGGCGCTGCTGGTCGGCGCCGAGCTATCTGCTGTTGCTGGAAATGGCGGTGGCGGGCTTCGGCTGGGCGGAGTTGCCGCGCTGGATGGTCGAACACTTCGCGCGCGAACAGCTCGTCGAGCTCAATGCGCGCGGCTGGCCGCGGCGCGTGCCGGTGGATGCCGTGTGGTCGCGCGGCCGGCCGCTCGGACCAGCCGGCTCATGGCTGCTGGAGACGATGCTCGCGCCGTGACGCGCGCATCGGGGAAACAAACGCCCCGCGTGCGCGCGCGTCGAAGACTGGGGACGCCGAAAGTCAGAAGCCGCGCGACAGCACCGCGGCGGCGATCGTCACGACGCCGAGCACGAGGTTGACGATCACGAGGAGACGCACCGCATTCACCGCGCGCGCGCCGTCCGGCCAGTTCTGCGCCTGCACCGCGCGGCGGATGCGCGGGAACAGCGCGAAGCGGATGTGGCCGAAGATCAGCATCATCACCACGCCGAGCCCCGCCATCGCATGCAGCGGCCACGTCGCGTGCGCGCCGCCGAACTGCGTGAGCAGGAAGCCGCCCGTGAGCAGGATCACGATCACCGAGCCCGCGACCCAGTTGAAGAAGCGGCCGAATACCGCTTCGACGAGCGGCAGGCGCAGTTGCGGCGACAGATCGGACAACGCGGGACGCAAACAGAAGTTCGCAAACACCATGCCGCCGACCCACACCGCGACCGCGAGCAGATGGAGAAACAGAGCGACGGCGATGGCGTGAGACATGAGGGGGACCTTTTCTTTCCGGTTTTCAGATGACCGATGCGCCGCGCGGATGCACGGCGCGCGACACGATGAGCGCATTCGACAGCCGCGGCGCGCGACGGTTCAGCGCAATGCACGCGGGTTGCGGCTTTTGGGTGCGCCGCTCTAGTCGAACGGCGCTTCGGCGTTTCGGCGTTTCGTTCGTTTCGTTTGTCGATTGCGGGTTCGTCGACGTTGCGACGATGCGTGCGATTCGCTTGACGCGCTGCGGATACGCCGCGACACGTGCGCCGCCGCGCGGATCGCCATGGCCGACATCGTGCGCAAAGGATAACGAACGAAGAGGGTTGGCGGTCGGCGGTCGGCGGTCGGCGGTCGGCGGTTCGCCGTTCGCCGTTCGCCGTTCGCCGTTCGCCGTTCGCCGTTCGCCGTTCGCCGTTCGCCGTTCGCAGCAGCGTACTCGTTACTGCCCTGAACCACAAACCTGACCGTCGATCGCGATGCGACGAACGACGAACGAAGATCGAATCGCCAGCAACCAAACTATTCCGAATGCCCGCGACAGCGGCCGATTTCCGGCGACGGTCGACATCGCAGCGGCCGACGTCACGGCCGCGCGGCACTGCGCCGACGTCGAAGCAGCCCGAAGCCGCCCGACGGCGCCGAAACGTTCCGAAGCCGAAACCCGACGATCCGGCCGGGCCCCGCGCCCGCATCTCGATGCGGGCACGCGGCCCCGCCGCACGCTCCCGCGCCGCGCCCCGTCAGCCGAGCACCGGGCGCAATCCGCTCACCTTCAGCTTCGTATCCGGCGCGCGCCCCTTGCGGGCCCGCTTGCCGACGTGCGGCTCGAGCGCGCGCGCCGCCAGCGCCTCTTCCTGCGCCTTGCCGCCGCGGCCCGTGCCCGTCAGCACGACGCCCGCCGCATCGATCGCGAGCGCCTGCACGAGCGTCTCCTTCGGATCGAGCGCCATCAGGATCACGCCGCGTCCGCCGCCGCCGAGCGTCTTCATCTCGTCCATGCCGAACACGAGCAGACGCCCGCCGCTCGACAGGCACGCGACCTGCGACGCATCCGCCAGCACCGGCATCGGCGCGAGCGGCGCCGCGCCTTCGTCGATGGTCATGAACGACTTGCCCGCCTTCACGCGGCTCACCATGTCGCCAACCTTCGCGATGAAGCCGAAGCCGTTGCTCGACGCGAGCAGCAACGGCTGCTCGGCGGGCGCCGCGAAGTAATGAAGCAGATGCGAGCCCGATTCGAGCTCGATCAGCGACGTGACGGGCACGCCGTCGCCGCGCCCGCCCGGCAGCACCTGGACCGGCACCGAATACACGCGCCCCGTGCTGCCCCACGCGATCAGCGTGTCGGGCGTGCGGCACTGGAACGCCGCGTACAGGCCGTCGCTCGCCTTGAACGAGAAGCTCGCCGGGTCGAGCCCATGGCCCTTCAGCGCGCGCACCCAGCCCTTCTGCGACACGACGACCGTCACCGGCTCGTCGACCACCTTCGCCTCGAACGTCGCGCGCTTCTCCTGCTGGATCAGCGTGCGGCGCTCGTCGCCGTACTGCTTCGCGTCGGCCTCGATCTCCTTGATCATCAGCCGCTTCATCGCGCTTTCGTTCGCGAGCAGCTCTTCGAGCTTCGCCTTCTCGGCGCGCAGCTCCTCGAGCTCCTTCTCGATCTTGATCTTCTCGAGCCGCGCCAACTGGCGCAGACGGATTTCGAGAATGTCCTCGGCCTGCCGCTCGGTGAGGCCGAACGCACTGATGAGCGCGGCCTTCGGCTCGTCCGATTCGCGGATGATGCGGATCACCTCGTCGATGTTCAAAAAGACGATCATCCGCCCTTCGAGGATGTGAATCCGGTCGTTCACCTTGCCGAGCCGGTGGCGGCAGCGCCGCGTGACGGTGGCCTGGCGGAACCGCACCCATTCGCCGAGAATCGACGCGAGCCCCTTTTGCGCGGGCCGTCCGTCCTCGCCGATCATCACGAGATTGAGCGTCGCGTTCGATTCGAGGCTCGTGTGCGCGAGCAGCGAATTGACGAATTCGGTCTGGTCGATCGTGCGCGTCTTCGGCTCGAACACGAGCCGCACGGGCGCGTCCTTGCCCGACTCGTCGCGCACCGCGTCGAGCAGGTCGAGCATCGCCTTCTTCGTGTTGATCTGCTCCTGCGTGAGCGTCTTCTTGCCCGCCTTGAGCTTCGGGTTCGTCAGCTCCTCGATCTCCTCGAGCACCTTCTGGCCCGACGTGCTCGGCGGCAATTCGGTGACGACGAGTTGCCACTGGCCGCGCGCGAGATCCTCGATCTTCCAGCGCGCGCGCACCTTCAGGCTGCCGCGGCCGATTTCGTACGCGGCGGAGATCTCCGCGTCGCTCGAGATGATCTGGCCGCCGCCCGGAAAGTCCGGCCCCGGCACGAGTTGCATCAGCTCCGCGTGCGGCAGCGCGGGATGGCGGATCAGCGCGACCGCGGCCGCCGCGACTTCGCGCAGGTTGTGCGACGGAATCTCGGTGGCGAGGCCGACGGCGATCCCCGACGCGCCGTTCAGCAGCACGAACGGCAGCCGGCCCGGCAAGAGCTTCGGCTCGTCGAACGAGCCGTCGTAGTTCGGCATGAAGTCGACCGTGCCCTCGTCGATCTCGTCGAGAAGGAGCTTCGCGATCGGCGTGAGGCGCGCTTCGGTGTAGCGCATCGCCGCCGCGCCGTCGCCGTCGCGCGAGCCGAAGTTGCCCTGGCCGTCGATGAGCGGATAGCGCATCGAGAAATCCTGCGCGAGACGCACGAGCGCGTCGTACGCGGACTGGTCGCCGTGCGGGTGGTACTTGCCGAGCACGTCGCCGACGACGCGCGCGGACTTCACCGGCTTCGCGTTGTCGCCGAGGCCCATCTCGTTCATCGCGTAAAGAATGCGGCGCTGCACGGGCTTCTGGCCGTCGCTCACGTCAGGCAGCGCGCGCCCCTTCACGACGCTCACCGCGTAGTCGAGATACTGGCGCTCCGCGTAGCGGCCGAGCGTCAGGAAATCGCCCTCGGGCGCGGCCGGCTCGGCGAAAAGATCGGGAGTGTTGTCGTCCATCTAGATTTCGTGTCCGTTTATGCGATGCGTGCGAAGCCGGGCGCGCGCCCGGCCGCGCTCAGATATCCGCTTCGACTTCGTTGCCCTTTTCCTCGAGCCAGTTGCGGCGCGCGGCGGCCTCGCCCTTGCCCATCAGCATCGTCATCTGCGCGACGGTCGACTCGAAGTCGAGGTCGCCGAGCGCGATCGGCATCAAGCGGCGCGTGTCGGGATTCATCGTCGTGTCCCACAGCTGCTCGGCGCTCATCTCGCCCAAGCCCTTGAAGCGGCTGATCGTCCATTGCGATTCGCGCACGCCGTCCTTGCGCAGCTTATCGAGAATCGCCTCGAGCTCGCCTTCGTCGAGCGCGTAGAGCTTCTGCGCGGGCTTCTTGCCGCGCGCGGGCGCGTCGACGCGAAACAGCGGCGGCCGCGCGACGAACACGTGGCGGCGCTCGATCAGTTGCGGGAAGTGCTTGAAGAACAGCGTGAGCAGCAGCACCTGGATGTGCGCGCCATCGACGTCCGCGTCCGACAGGATGCAGATCTTGCCGTAACGCAAGTTCGACAGGTCGACGCTGTCGTCCGGGCCGTGCGGATCGACGCCGATCGCCACCGAAATGTCGTGCACCTCGTTGTTCGCGAACAGGCGGTCGCGCTCGGTCTCCCATGTGTTGAGCACCTTGCCGCGCAGCGGCAGGATCGCCTGGTATTCCTTGTCGCGGCCCATCTTCGCGGAACCGCCCGCCGAATCGCCCTCGACGAGGAAAATTTCGTTGCGCGCGATGTCCTCGGTCTCGCAATCGGTCAGCTTGCCGGGCAGCACCGCGACGCCGGAGCTCTTCTTCTTCTCGACCTTCTGGCCCGCGCGCGTGCGCGCCTGCGCCTGCCTGATCACGAGCTCGGCCAGCTTCTTGCCGTGCTCGACGTGCTGGTTGAGCCACAGCTCGAGCGCCGGGCACGTGAACGACGATACGAGCTTCACCGCGTCGCGGCTGTTCAGGCGCTCCTTGATCTGCCCTTGGAACTGCGGATCGAGCACCTTCGCCGACAGCACGAACGACACGCGCGCGAACACGTCTTCCGCGAGCAGCTTCACGCCCTTCGGCTGCAGGTTGTGCAGCTCGACGAAGCTCTTCACCGCCTGATAGAGGCCGTCGCGCAGGCCGGATTCGTGCGTGCCGCCCGCGGGCGTCGGAATCAGGTTCACGTACGACTCGCGCACGAGCGAGCCTTCCTCGCTCCATGCGACCACCCACGACGCGCCCTCGCCCTCGGCGAACGTGTCGTCGCCCGAGCGCGAATCGGCGAAGCGCTCGCCTTCGAACAGCGGAATCAGCAGCTCGCTGCCGTTCATCTCGTCGAGCAGATAACCGCGCAGGCCGTCTTCGTATTTCCAGCTCTGCCGCTCGCCCGTCTTCTCGTTGACGAGCACGACCTCGACGCCCGGCAGGAGCACCGCCTTCGAGCGCAGCAGCCGCTGCAGCTCGCCCGTCGGCAGGTTCGGCGAATCGAAATACTTCGGATTCGGCCACACGGTTACGCGCGTGCCGGATTTCTTCTCGCCGCGGCCCGCGCCTTGCGTCGCGAGCGGCTTGACGACGTCGCCGTCGGCGAAGCCGAGCTGCGCGACTTTGCCGTCGCGCCAGACCGTCACGTCGAGCCGCGTCGCGAGCGCGTTCGTCACCGACACGCCGACGCCGTGCAGGCCGCCCGAGAACGTGTACGCGCCGCCCTTCGCCTTGTCGAACTTGCCGCCGGCGTGCAGCCGCGTGAACACGATTTCGACGACGGGCACCTTCTCTTCCGGATGCAGCCCGAACGGGATGCCGCGCCCGTCGTCCTCGACGGACACCGACTGGTCGGGATGCAGCGTGACCGTGATCTGCTTGCCGTAACCGCCCAACGCCTCGTCGGACGCGTTGTCGATCACTTCCTGGATGATGTGCAGCGGATTCTCGGTGCGCGTGTACATGCCGGGCCGCTGCTTGACGGGCTCGAGGCCCTTCAGCACCTTGATCGATGCTTCGCTATACGCCGCTGCGGGCTTTTTCGTAGACATAGAAGCTCAGGTT comes from Burkholderia savannae and encodes:
- a CDS encoding chromate transporter; protein product: MTIASVEAACCGERESLWALFKTVTGVSAVSWGGLAMIAQLEQHYVNHERRIDPLSFADLVALAWMMPGPVGCNVAVQVGHALRGHAGAWIAGIASVLPFFAAMTVFAIFYQTPFVRTLASPVLLHHFGMVLAALIGLTWFRQIRALVHAPLERVIAALATVLLALAHSPATFVAILTAAFAVGWLAGGHRSSETLRLALPAREWRLLVSLAVLIALFALPLPIEYESSLFWPRLAGAGMTLFGGGFSALPVLKSLFVSRATGITEQDFMLAFTLSPVSPGPLLNVVPFLGYLEDGWRGALLSTVALFVPSGCLVIFARRHVERLKLHPRFASGMRVLRAATTAFLAIAAVRLVAKTPVEPVYWATGVIAWLCLARFKVPVYALYGAVAAACGGWLILAAHG
- a CDS encoding multidrug/biocide efflux PACE transporter, with the translated sequence MQMQMTRHVPTKTLAERVVHALAFEVTAIAICAPVVSWVLGLSLVHVGVLTAAVSVIAMVWNVVFNALFERIERRYRLARTFAVRAMHAIAFELGLVAMALPLAAWWLGISLLEALLLDFGILLFFLPFTFLFNLGYDRLRARWIAQRAVAWR
- a CDS encoding LysR family transcriptional regulator; its protein translation is MRHSPEALLAFAEAANLGSFSAAARKLGKRQSTISEAIANLEIDLGVTLFDRSTRQPTLTDAARALLPEVQRVLEASEAIDQVAARLAGGEEARLTLVVSDTYQSSRYEQTLAALDRRFPTLEFECQIAEHDDVLDLIQQGRAQLGLMAARSTYPPDIGAATVAERSEIGLYVGRQHPFAAYGDAEVPLAALHDARELRLNTYVAPHGERIETGLVAGRRCWSAPSYLLLLEMAVAGFGWAELPRWMVEHFAREQLVELNARGWPRRVPVDAVWSRGRPLGPAGSWLLETMLAP
- a CDS encoding CopD family protein; its protein translation is MSHAIAVALFLHLLAVAVWVGGMVFANFCLRPALSDLSPQLRLPLVEAVFGRFFNWVAGSVIVILLTGGFLLTQFGGAHATWPLHAMAGLGVVMMLIFGHIRFALFPRIRRAVQAQNWPDGARAVNAVRLLVIVNLVLGVVTIAAAVLSRGF
- the parC gene encoding DNA topoisomerase IV subunit A encodes the protein MDDNTPDLFAEPAAPEGDFLTLGRYAERQYLDYAVSVVKGRALPDVSDGQKPVQRRILYAMNEMGLGDNAKPVKSARVVGDVLGKYHPHGDQSAYDALVRLAQDFSMRYPLIDGQGNFGSRDGDGAAAMRYTEARLTPIAKLLLDEIDEGTVDFMPNYDGSFDEPKLLPGRLPFVLLNGASGIAVGLATEIPSHNLREVAAAAVALIRHPALPHAELMQLVPGPDFPGGGQIISSDAEISAAYEIGRGSLKVRARWKIEDLARGQWQLVVTELPPSTSGQKVLEEIEELTNPKLKAGKKTLTQEQINTKKAMLDLLDAVRDESGKDAPVRLVFEPKTRTIDQTEFVNSLLAHTSLESNATLNLVMIGEDGRPAQKGLASILGEWVRFRQATVTRRCRHRLGKVNDRIHILEGRMIVFLNIDEVIRIIRESDEPKAALISAFGLTERQAEDILEIRLRQLARLEKIKIEKELEELRAEKAKLEELLANESAMKRLMIKEIEADAKQYGDERRTLIQQEKRATFEAKVVDEPVTVVVSQKGWVRALKGHGLDPASFSFKASDGLYAAFQCRTPDTLIAWGSTGRVYSVPVQVLPGGRGDGVPVTSLIELESGSHLLHYFAAPAEQPLLLASSNGFGFIAKVGDMVSRVKAGKSFMTIDEGAAPLAPMPVLADASQVACLSSGGRLLVFGMDEMKTLGGGGRGVILMALDPKETLVQALAIDAAGVVLTGTGRGGKAQEEALAARALEPHVGKRARKGRAPDTKLKVSGLRPVLG
- a CDS encoding DNA topoisomerase IV subunit B codes for the protein MSTKKPAAAYSEASIKVLKGLEPVKQRPGMYTRTENPLHIIQEVIDNASDEALGGYGKQITVTLHPDQSVSVEDDGRGIPFGLHPEEKVPVVEIVFTRLHAGGKFDKAKGGAYTFSGGLHGVGVSVTNALATRLDVTVWRDGKVAQLGFADGDVVKPLATQGAGRGEKKSGTRVTVWPNPKYFDSPNLPTGELQRLLRSKAVLLPGVEVVLVNEKTGERQSWKYEDGLRGYLLDEMNGSELLIPLFEGERFADSRSGDDTFAEGEGASWVVAWSEEGSLVRESYVNLIPTPAGGTHESGLRDGLYQAVKSFVELHNLQPKGVKLLAEDVFARVSFVLSAKVLDPQFQGQIKERLNSRDAVKLVSSFTCPALELWLNQHVEHGKKLAELVIRQAQARTRAGQKVEKKKSSGVAVLPGKLTDCETEDIARNEIFLVEGDSAGGSAKMGRDKEYQAILPLRGKVLNTWETERDRLFANNEVHDISVAIGVDPHGPDDSVDLSNLRYGKICILSDADVDGAHIQVLLLTLFFKHFPQLIERRHVFVARPPLFRVDAPARGKKPAQKLYALDEGELEAILDKLRKDGVRESQWTISRFKGLGEMSAEQLWDTTMNPDTRRLMPIALGDLDFESTVAQMTMLMGKGEAAARRNWLEEKGNEVEADI